The DNA sequence AAGGCGTCCTGCTCAAGGAGATGTTGAAGCATTTGCGTGGCCAAACCTCTTCCACGTTCACTCTTTGCCACAGCTACTTGCCAGACAAAAAGTGTATCCGGGGATTCTGGCTTGATGAATCCGGAAATGAAACCGACAATCTTGTCATTTTTCTCCACCACAATTGATGTTTTTGCGAAATATGTGCACCACATCAAGTATTGGTAGGATGAGTTGAGATCGAGAACTCCTGTACTTTTGACAAGTTCCCAGACTTTCTTTCCATCATCAAGCTCCGGTTCGCGAAATAAATCACGGGGAGCTGCATCTTCGCCTTTCTTTCTTTCTATCACTTTAAGAATAACTGTCCACCTCCGGAAAATTAAGCTTTCTCTGAATCTCCAATATTTACGATTTGGAAATCCTATAGTTAAACTTTAAAGATTTCCCATTTAATTCGCAAACTGGGTTAAACAGCATATGATGTGCTATACCGTGCTTAATCGAATTTATAATAGAATAATCTGACTATCATCCATTTTCCTCCGTATTCGCCTCATATCCTCCCAAATTCCGTATTTTT is a window from the Aciduricibacillus chroicocephali genome containing:
- the ectA gene encoding diaminobutyrate acetyltransferase, with product MIERKKGEDAAPRDLFREPELDDGKKVWELVKSTGVLDLNSSYQYLMWCTYFAKTSIVVEKNDKIVGFISGFIKPESPDTLFVWQVAVAKSERGRGLATQMLQHLLEQDALQDVQFVEATISPSNIPSQRLFRGLSRKWNANLNIMPCFKAEDFPEQGHEDELIHLIGPLNK